The Ictalurus punctatus breed USDA103 chromosome 9, Coco_2.0, whole genome shotgun sequence genome contains a region encoding:
- the LOC108270103 gene encoding calpain-1 catalytic subunit, which produces MSAPGVCLNIMKERQESNGVGTVNNPLKFLKQDYELLHQYFLIRKRTYIDDMFPPDNSSIGENLLKPEDLARVEWIRPTKMVSNPCLIVDGVSRFDYAQGEVGNCWFLAAVGALTFQRHIMEKIFPAGQSFQMNYAGIFHFRFWRFGKWVDVVIDDKLPTINGQLIFVHPQSPRTPQSPRIPEFWPALLEKAYAKVCGSYEDMKNGWVSEALKDFTGGVHMSLSPQNENPENLWELIYQAARANSLMGCGTPGNAEVNAKQNNGLVEGHAYTVTGVTKVTSNGKQVQLVRLLNPWGHTEWKGNWSDGSQTWMTVSEQERREYTNFVDDGEFWMSMEDFCKCFCQLDICNYSPAFLDGSSESHWTVSMHDGRWLAGSTAGGCMNFKDTFWTNPQFPLKITEINKGCEPIPNQAPNILVSLMQKPDKRNRRLTRKLYIGFNIYKMKDCRETSTASFIIDSNPVYYTKVMRDSREVTEFVRLEPGEYIIIPYTSKPNTTASFILGLCSKTETHTEEPFMRLGSDGKVLRQMSDHYQEINAEQLQRILNEKYIGGGVQSTGGFSLDACQSIIAMMDISVTGTLSALELSELLNKVDLYKDIFFHMDNNRDGILSLVELRQAVDATGVRVSDKLLKLTTLRFADSTGRITLERFIFLALRLSFLSEIFRKLADRHYMHLQEHEWLHLTMYS; this is translated from the exons ATGTCTGCTCCTGGTGTGTGCCTGAATATCATGAAGGAGCGTCAGGAAAGCAATGGCGTGGGCACAGTTAATAACCCACTGAAGTTCCTGAAGCAGGATTATGAGTTGCTACACCAGTATTTTCTTATCAGAAAGAGGACATATATTGACGACATGTTCCCCCCTGACAACAGTTCCATTGGAGAAAACTTGCTAAAGCCTGAGGACTTGGCTAGAGTGGAATGGATAAGGCCAACG aaaatggtatCAAATCCATGTCTGATTGTTGATGGTGTGTCCAGGTTTGACTATGCCCAGGGAGAAGTGG GAAACTGCTGGTTTCTTGCTGCAGTTGGTGCTCTGACATTTCAAAGGCACATCATGGAGAAGATCTTTCCAGCTGGACAGTCATTCCAGATGAATTATGCAGGAATATTTCACTTTAGG TTCTGGAGGTTTGGGAAATGGGTTGATGTTGTAATCGATGACAAACTGCCAACCATTAATGGACAACTCATTTTTGTACATCCACAAAGTCCTAGAACTCCCCAAAGTCCCAGAATTCCTGAGTTTTGGCCTGCTCTGTTAGAAAAGGCATATGCCAA AGTGTGTGGATCTTATGAAGACATGAAGAATGGTTGGGTATCTGAAGCCCTAAAGGACTTTACTGGTGGGGTGCACATGTCATTATCCCCCCAAAATGAGAACCCTGAAAATTTGTGGGAGTTGATTTATCAAGCAGCCAGAGCCAACTCTCTGATGGGTTGTGGTACACCTGGAAAT GCAGAAGTTAATGCAAAGCAGAACAATGGTCTAGTGGAGGGTCATGCCTACACTGTGACAGGGGTCACCAAG GTCACAAGCAATGGCAAACAGGTTCAGCTGGTAAGGCTCTTAAACCCCTGGGGACACACAGAATGGAAGGGAAACTGGAGTGATGG ATCACAAACATGGATGACCGTTAGTGAGCAAGAGCGCAGAGAGTACACAAATTTTGTCGATGATGGAGAGTTCTG GATGTCTATGGAGGATTTCTGTAAATGCTTCTGTCAGCTTGATATCTGCAATTACTCTCCTGCTTTTCTGGATGGCTCATCTGAAAGCCACTGGACTGTATCAATGCATGATGGCCGCTGGCTCGCAGGCAGCACAGCTGGTGGCTGCATGAATTTTAAAG ATACTTTCTGGACCAACCCTCAGTTTCCACTCAAGATCACAGAGATAAACAAAGGCTGTGAACCAATACCAAACCAAGCGCCAAATATACTTGTGTCTCTCATGCAAAAACCTGATAAGAGAAACAGACGTCTCACCAGAAAACTTTACATTGGTTTCAACATTTACAAG ATGAAAGATTGTAGAGAGACATCCACAGCTTCCTTCATTATCGACAGTAATCCAGTGTATTACACCAAAGTGATGCGTGATTCACGTGAAGTAACAGAGTTTGTGAGGCTGGAACCAGGAGAGTACATAATCATTCCATATACCTCCAAGCCCAATACAACTGCCTCCTTCATCCTGGGTCTCTGTTCTAAGACAGAAACCCACACAGA agAGCCCTTTATGAGGCTTGGCTCTGATGGTAAAGTGCTGCGTCAAATGTCTGATCAT TATCAGGAAATCAATGCAGAGCAGCTTCAGAGAATTCTAAATGAGAAGTATATTGGAG GTGGTGTGCAAAGCACAGGAGGTTTCAGCTTGGATGCTTGCCAGAGTATCATTGCTATGATGGAT ATCTCAGTTACTGGAACACTCAGTGCATTAGAACTGAGCGAGCTGTTGAACAAAGTTGATTTGTACAAG GATATCTTCTTCCACATGGACAACAACAGAGATGGCATTCTGTCACTGGTGGAGCTTCGGCAAGCAGTGGATGCCACAG GCGTTCGTGTTAGTGATAAGCTGCTGAAACTTACAACTCTACGCTTTGCTGACTCAACTGGGCGAATCACTCTGGAGAGATTCATCTTTCTGGCTCTACGTCTAAGTTTCTTGTCTG aaatattcagaaaactTGCTGACAGACATTATATGCACCTCCAAGAGCACGAG TGGCTGCACCTTACTATGTACTCCTGA